The following proteins come from a genomic window of Flavobacteriaceae bacterium MAR_2010_188:
- a CDS encoding dihydrofolate synthase / folylpolyglutamate synthase, whose translation MSYQDTVEWMFQQLPMYQNIGKSAFKKDLSNTVKLSSHLDNPEQNFKSVHVAGTNGKGSVSHMLASIFQTAGYKTGLYTSPHLKDFRERIKINGEVITEDYVVDFIENNKVFLENNSLSFFEMTVGMAFDYFSQEDVDIAIIEVGLGGRLDSTNIITPEVSVITNIGFDHMSMLGNTLDAIAYEKAGIIKKYIPVVIGETQSEIEPVFNQISSERNSDIYYADKLVKTQLKSDLEGKYQEKNIKTVLQTISILKNLGYHLPDDDVENGLLHVVGNTGLMGRWQTLQESPRVICDTAHNKEGLTYVVNQLAEQEYNQLHIVFGVVADKDLDSILPILPRHAKYFLCSPNIARGLAVNLLQAKFNHYGIDGAAYPSVNDALYAAKISAEKNDLIFVGGSTFVVAEVV comes from the coding sequence ATGTCTTATCAGGATACAGTAGAATGGATGTTCCAGCAGCTTCCTATGTATCAGAATATTGGCAAATCTGCCTTTAAGAAAGATTTAAGCAACACTGTAAAACTCTCTAGTCACTTAGATAATCCAGAACAGAATTTTAAAAGTGTTCATGTAGCTGGTACCAACGGTAAAGGTTCCGTTAGCCATATGTTAGCTTCAATATTTCAAACAGCGGGCTATAAAACGGGTTTATACACCTCACCACATCTAAAGGATTTTCGAGAACGAATAAAGATTAACGGTGAAGTCATTACCGAAGATTACGTGGTAGATTTCATCGAAAACAATAAAGTATTCCTTGAAAATAACTCATTATCATTTTTCGAAATGACGGTGGGAATGGCTTTCGATTACTTTTCTCAAGAAGATGTTGATATAGCCATTATTGAAGTTGGATTGGGTGGAAGATTGGATTCAACAAATATTATTACCCCAGAAGTTTCCGTAATTACTAATATTGGCTTTGATCATATGTCGATGTTAGGAAATACTTTGGACGCTATTGCATATGAAAAGGCTGGTATAATAAAGAAGTATATTCCTGTGGTTATTGGTGAAACCCAATCTGAAATCGAGCCGGTTTTCAACCAAATTTCCAGCGAAAGGAATTCGGATATTTATTATGCAGATAAATTGGTCAAGACTCAGCTAAAGTCAGATTTAGAAGGGAAATACCAAGAAAAAAACATCAAGACCGTACTTCAAACCATTTCAATCTTAAAAAACCTCGGATATCATTTACCTGATGACGATGTCGAAAATGGCTTATTACATGTTGTAGGGAATACTGGATTAATGGGCCGTTGGCAAACTCTTCAAGAAAGTCCAAGGGTAATTTGTGATACTGCGCATAACAAGGAAGGTCTAACTTATGTAGTTAATCAACTTGCAGAACAAGAATATAATCAGCTTCATATTGTTTTTGGGGTGGTAGCGGATAAGGATTTAGATTCAATTCTTCCGATTTTACCCAGGCACGCCAAATATTTTTTGTGTTCACCAAACATTGCACGAGGGCTTGCGGTAAATCTTTTGCAAGCAAAATTTAACCACTATGGAATCGATGGAGCTGCCTACCCAAGCGTCAACGATGCCCTATATGCTGCGAAGATTTCCGCAGAAAAAAATGACCTCATTTTCGTAGGCGGTAGTACCTTCGTAGTGGCAGAAGTTGTTTAA
- a CDS encoding outer membrane transport energization protein TonB — protein sequence MKYLDTKHERNSARITTLIVVILVLLLFVVGPPYFDPPLEYGVAVNFGTTDYGSGAVQPTKPIKSEPEKIIEQPKVVEEKVEPAKEEPAASQPKTENVLTADNEEAIAIKKQKEAAQAKANAEARAKAEAEKIAKEKRDAEERKQREEQAKKDKLDALIGGVSKSEGSEKGGEGPDSRAGDKGQRDGDPYAPSYFGGSGPGKGGVGYGLNGRGRPTRQIYKQDCNEYGLVVVQIEVDRNGNVVKAQAGVRGTTNAASCLLEPAEKIALSHKWPADSKAPARQIGFVSINFDISQ from the coding sequence ATGAAATATTTGGATACAAAACACGAACGGAATTCAGCTAGAATTACAACACTCATTGTGGTTATTCTTGTGCTGCTATTGTTTGTGGTAGGTCCTCCATATTTTGATCCGCCATTAGAATATGGTGTTGCCGTTAATTTTGGAACAACTGATTATGGAAGTGGAGCAGTTCAGCCCACAAAACCCATAAAATCAGAGCCAGAAAAAATAATTGAACAGCCTAAAGTTGTGGAAGAGAAGGTTGAACCTGCAAAAGAGGAACCTGCGGCGAGCCAACCTAAGACCGAAAATGTTCTTACCGCAGATAACGAAGAGGCTATTGCAATAAAGAAACAGAAAGAAGCAGCACAAGCTAAGGCCAATGCTGAAGCACGTGCTAAAGCTGAAGCTGAAAAAATCGCCAAAGAAAAGAGAGATGCCGAAGAGCGTAAACAAAGAGAAGAACAAGCCAAAAAAGATAAACTTGATGCTCTGATTGGTGGAGTAAGTAAATCTGAAGGCTCAGAGAAAGGTGGAGAAGGTCCGGATAGCAGAGCAGGTGATAAAGGCCAACGCGATGGAGACCCTTACGCTCCGAGTTATTTTGGAGGTTCTGGCCCCGGAAAAGGTGGAGTTGGCTATGGTCTAAACGGACGTGGAAGACCAACCCGACAAATCTACAAACAAGATTGCAACGAATATGGTTTGGTAGTGGTTCAGATTGAAGTAGACCGAAATGGTAATGTGGTTAAGGCCCAAGCCGGTGTTAGAGGTACAACTAATGCGGCTTCTTGTCTTTTAGAGCCTGCGGAAAAAATCGCACTTTCCCATAAATGGCCTGCCGATTCTAAGGCTCCTGCTAGACAGATCGGTTTCGTTAGTATTAATTTCGATATTTCCCAGTAA
- a CDS encoding outer membrane transport energization protein ExbD, translating into MNIRGRNKVTPEFNMSSMTDIVFLLLIFFMIASTLVTTSAIDILLPKASGKTENKNSIAVSITEDLRYYVDQKLVGESVLENELVTALAGDDQQTIVLRAEKTVPIENVVKVMDIANRNKFKVILAVKPE; encoded by the coding sequence ATGAATATTAGAGGAAGAAATAAAGTTACACCAGAATTCAATATGTCGTCCATGACGGATATCGTGTTCCTGTTACTTATATTTTTTATGATTGCTTCAACCTTAGTCACTACAAGTGCCATTGATATTCTATTACCGAAGGCTAGCGGTAAAACAGAAAATAAAAATTCTATTGCTGTAAGCATTACTGAAGACCTGAGATATTATGTAGATCAGAAGTTAGTTGGTGAAAGTGTTCTAGAAAACGAACTGGTCACTGCTCTTGCGGGTGATGACCAGCAAACCATAGTATTAAGGGCCGAGAAAACTGTGCCTATCGAGAATGTTGTGAAGGTTATGGATATTGCTAATCGTAATAAGTTTAAAGTAATATTAGCGGTTAAGCCGGAATAA
- a CDS encoding outer membrane transport energization protein ExbB: protein MSLNMILLSNIQDTAEVMQDEEPVQKTLSIIELISSGGLAGMLIIGILFILLVVAIYIYFERLFAIKDASKVDANFMNQIKDHVTNGKIDSAQVLCAKQNTPVSRLISKGISRIGKPLADINTTIENAGRLEIYSLEKNVSMLATISGAAPMIGFLGTVIGMIIAIFELANAGGTIQMDVLAGGLYTAMTTTVAGLIVGIVAYIAYNHLVVRTDKVVYQMEANSLEFLDHLNEPI, encoded by the coding sequence ATGAGTTTAAATATGATATTACTTAGTAATATTCAAGATACTGCAGAAGTGATGCAGGATGAAGAACCAGTACAAAAAACCCTGTCGATTATTGAATTGATCAGTAGTGGTGGACTTGCCGGGATGTTGATTATCGGTATCCTCTTCATATTATTGGTGGTTGCAATTTATATTTACTTTGAAAGGTTGTTCGCTATTAAGGACGCATCTAAAGTAGATGCAAACTTTATGAATCAAATTAAAGACCACGTCACCAATGGTAAAATTGATTCGGCTCAAGTTCTTTGCGCCAAACAAAATACCCCAGTTTCAAGATTAATCAGCAAAGGAATTTCTCGGATAGGAAAGCCGTTGGCAGACATCAACACAACCATTGAAAATGCTGGTAGATTAGAGATTTATAGCCTAGAGAAAAACGTTAGTATGTTGGCGACAATTTCTGGTGCGGCGCCTATGATTGGTTTCTTGGGAACGGTAATTGGTATGATTATAGCAATATTCGAATTGGCGAATGCAGGTGGTACTATACAAATGGATGTACTCGCAGGAGGTCTTTATACTGCGATGACGACTACAGTTGCAGGACTAATTGTAGGTATTGTTGCCTATATAGCATACAACCATTTAGTGGTTAGAACGGATAAAGTGGTCTACCAGATGGAAGCAAATTCTTTAGAATTTTTGGATCACCTTAACGAACCTATTTAA